In Tiliqua scincoides isolate rTilSci1 chromosome 1, rTilSci1.hap2, whole genome shotgun sequence, the following are encoded in one genomic region:
- the TCTE1 gene encoding dynein regulatory complex subunit 5, with protein sequence MQEPVAGDPNAVLPPSHTAIMNPAANPRRMRRIIAEDPEWSLAIVPQLTELCIQHIISNFEKNPILESLLPQHQRKVLDKISISLPLAVTANLISDEDYWKRCCTEKWTVCDVSHYGDSWKRMFFERHLENILKFYIPDTTSSNQVLDVIPLCKEYVRKLEIDQFLPPVKTDQKKEDEDISDTESDAGIDEPSMDHFDMSMLIPALCHLEELDLSYGVKDCGMNFEWNLFEFTYRDCSSLANAVKKCPTLKVFKLSRSKVDDDKARLLIKHLLDHPSLIELNLSHNLIADRGARAVGKLMNCSKLITLNLCDNRIRAPGAQAIAHALAKNSTLISLNLRLNCIEDEGGQAICHALLVNSTLTTLHLGGNELSDPTATLFSQVLAQNLVLTHINLSCNHIGLDGGKQLLEGMTDNKTVVEFDLRLAEVGQESEYLINQVIKTNRELARLKSLQHPSNMPGPNPVEEKHSEGD encoded by the exons ATGCAGGAACCAGTAGCTGGAGACCCCAATGCGGTCCTTCCCCCAAGCCACACAGCAATaatgaacccagcagccaaccCTCGGCGAATGCGGCGGATCATTGCTGAGGATCCAGAGTGGAGTCTAGCCatagtcccacagctcacagagcTCTGCATCCAGCACATAATCAGCAACTTTGAAA AAAATCCTATTTTGGAAAGCCTCCTTCCTCAGCACCAAAGGAAAGTGCTGGACAAAATCTCCATAAGCCTGCCTCTCGCTGTGACTGCCAACTTAATTAGTGATGAAGACTATTGGAAACGATGCTGTACAGAGAAATGGACAGTTTGTGATGTGTCCCACTATGGTGACAGCTGGAAACGAATGTTTTTTGAACGTCACTTGGAAAACATCTTGAAGTTCTACATTCCAGATACCACTAGCTCAAACCAAGTTCTGGATGTCATCCCACTCTGCAAAGAATATGTGAGGAAATTGGAGATTGACCAGTTCCTTCCACCAGTGAAAACAGATCAGAAGAAGGAAGATGAAGATATCTCTGATACTGAAAGTGATGCTGGAATAGATGAACCTTCAATGGATCATTTTGATATGAGCATGCTCATCCCAGCCCTTTGTCACCTAGAGGAGCTGGACTTATCTTATGGTGTTAAAGACTGTGGCATGAATTTTGAGTGGAATCTTTTTGAATTTACCTATCGGGACTGCAGTTCACTTGCCAATGCCGTCAAGAAGTGCCCCACTCTAAAA GTCTTCAAACTGTCCCGTAGCAAAGTGGATGATGATAAAGCCCGTCTACTGATCAAACATTTATTAGACCATCCCTCACTGATAGAACTAAACTTATCCCACAATTTGATTGCTGACAGAGGAGCACGAGCTGTTGGCAAGCTGATGAACTGCAGCAAGCTGATAACCCTTAACTTGTGTGATAACAGGATCCGGGCCCCAGGAGCCCAGGCTATTGCTCATGCCCTGGCCAAGAATTCCACCCTGATATCCCTAAACCTGCGTCTCAACTGCATAGAGGATGAAGGAGGCCAAGCCATCTGCCATGCCCTCTTGGTTAACAGCACCTTGACAACTCTTCATCTGGGTGGCAATGAATTGTCAGATCCTACAGCCACCCTTTTCTCTCAAGTCCTGGCTCAGAACTTGGTTCTGACTCACATCAACCTCTCCTGCAACCATATCGGGCTA GATGGAGGGAAGCAGCTGCTGGAAGGCATGACCGATAACAAGACTGTGGTGGAATTTGACCTGAGACTGGCAGAGGTGGGACAAGAGAGTGAATACCTCATTAACCAGGTCATAAAGACCAATCGAGAACTAGCCCGTCTTAAAAGCCTTCAGCACCCTAGCAACATGCCTGGCCCAAACCCTGTTGAAGAAAAACATTCCGAGGGAGACTAA